In the genome of Telluria beijingensis, one region contains:
- the eno gene encoding phosphopyruvate hydratase — translation MSAIVDIIGREVIDSRGNPTVECDVLLESGVMGRAAVPSGASTGSREAIELRDGDPKRYFGKGVLQACENINTEISEAIMGLDANEQAFLDRTLIDLDGTENKSRLGANAMLAVSMAVAKAAAEEAGLPLYRYFGGSGAMQMPVPMMNVINGGAHADNNLDIQEFMIIPVGAPSFKEAIRYGAEVFHTLKKILHSKGLNTAVGDEGGFAPSVANHEEAIKLIMQAIEQAGYVAGQDIALGLDCAASEFYKDGKYVLEGEGGLSLSAADFTNMLATWCDKYPIISIEDAMHEGDWEGWAHLTSVLGKKVQLVGDDLFVTNTKILKEGIQKDIANSILIKINQIGTLTETFAAIEMAKRAGYTAVISHRSGETEDSTIADIAVGTNALQIKTGSLSRSDRMAKYNQLLRIEEDLGDIASYPGRDAFYNLK, via the coding sequence ATGAGTGCTATCGTTGATATTATCGGCCGCGAAGTCATTGATTCGCGCGGTAACCCGACCGTCGAGTGCGACGTGCTGCTGGAATCGGGCGTGATGGGCCGCGCCGCGGTGCCGTCGGGCGCCTCGACCGGTTCGCGCGAAGCGATCGAACTGCGCGACGGCGATCCGAAGCGCTACTTCGGCAAGGGCGTGCTGCAGGCCTGCGAGAATATCAACACCGAGATCTCCGAAGCGATCATGGGCCTGGACGCCAATGAGCAAGCCTTCCTGGACCGCACCCTGATCGATCTCGACGGCACCGAAAACAAGAGCCGCCTGGGCGCCAACGCCATGCTGGCGGTGTCGATGGCAGTGGCGAAAGCCGCGGCCGAGGAAGCCGGCCTGCCGCTGTACCGCTACTTCGGCGGTTCGGGCGCGATGCAGATGCCGGTGCCGATGATGAACGTCATCAACGGCGGCGCGCACGCCGACAACAACCTGGACATCCAGGAATTCATGATCATCCCGGTCGGCGCACCGTCGTTCAAGGAAGCGATCCGCTACGGCGCCGAGGTGTTCCACACCCTGAAAAAGATCCTGCACTCGAAGGGCCTGAACACGGCCGTCGGCGACGAAGGCGGCTTCGCTCCGTCGGTCGCGAACCATGAAGAAGCGATCAAGCTGATCATGCAGGCAATCGAGCAGGCCGGTTACGTGGCCGGCCAGGATATCGCCCTGGGCCTGGACTGCGCGGCCAGCGAATTCTACAAGGACGGCAAGTATGTGCTCGAAGGCGAGGGCGGCCTGTCGCTGTCGGCAGCCGATTTCACCAATATGCTGGCCACCTGGTGCGACAAGTACCCGATCATCTCGATTGAGGACGCGATGCACGAAGGCGACTGGGAAGGCTGGGCGCACCTGACGTCGGTGCTGGGCAAGAAGGTGCAGCTGGTGGGCGACGACCTGTTCGTCACCAACACCAAGATCCTGAAAGAGGGCATCCAGAAGGACATCGCCAACTCGATCCTCATCAAGATCAACCAGATCGGCACCCTGACCGAGACCTTCGCCGCCATCGAGATGGCCAAGCGCGCCGGCTACACCGCCGTGATCTCGCACCGCTCGGGCGAAACCGAAGACTCGACCATCGCCGACATCGCAGTGGGCACCAACGCCCTGCAGATCAAGACCGGTTCGCTGTCGCGTTCGGACCGCATGGCCAAGTACAACCAGCTGCTGCGCATCGAGGAAGACCTGGGCGACATCGCCAGCTATCCTGGCCGCGACGCGTTCTACAACCTGAAGTAA